The Harpia harpyja isolate bHarHar1 chromosome 24, bHarHar1 primary haplotype, whole genome shotgun sequence genome includes the window catttaatccacatttttctccacgggagagttggttaaaaccttcagaactcgaacctactaatggttttttgaacctactatTCATTTTTTTGAGAcaagttttattcattaaccttgagggtGGGGACTTCTCACTGTACTatatagtgggaaaaagactagctGAAAGATCAAGACACAGCCTACTCTACATCTTCAAATGTTACAACAGTGACATACCAAAACTCTAGAGTTATTTGCTGcctactagaaattttttacgcTATTGAAcctttatagcttcatgctctcaattcaagaccaTATTCACCTGTTAATCATATACGTGTTTTTATagttgattagaacccccaaaacttccttagtttggctaaatgctattttgattattctaattatacacaggtattagaacagccttactggaatctgaggaacatagaTGCCCAAAGTGTCATCAGACAggtgtttcgcctgatgctttagtGGCCAACAAGTGCCTGCGCCGGGTAACATgatgacttttacgtaaagtgcttgtaagaataggctatttgtaaaaagccgaaagggaaggaaatattaatttacatctgctTAAGCAAGGTtgaattgaataaggctaaatttacctTTCAAGTACATTATCTGttatcacagaagcttacaactccttagagacaatctggcaaattcaggtcatgCTTTTGTTTAAcatgattgcctcgctttcaaattctgTGTTAACAcggaagtactttaaatacagacaCTATGAGTTACCGATCactagtatcagtgtttaatgtgATGTGTTCGTGTATCGGCATGTTGATTTCTTTTGGGATTGatagcatttacaggaatacacaagtaattttacTCTGTggaggcttttgttcgtatatctgctgaagtttcatattacctttttgtaaatgtttttctgcctctaggctgtgagcAACTTCAAAAATAGAGCTGGTTACAGAAAAAGGCACCGTCAGCAGATTTggcaccaacagcagcagcagctgccactgccgCCACCACCACTCGTGAttcttacacctcctgctgctctggtgactgctgctgaaccttctacatatttgtctctgtcaatcagcagtttgttggaagagaaggtaagctttgtTTCAACATTTGCAGCGATTCTTGTATTTTAGTAGAGCtaattttccaactgtctgcatttattcacaagggctgtcagATTCCTGTACTAAGACAACCAGCATTACCAAGTcatctgggcccccaaggacaaTCAACACTtaccactggtaaggaactgtaactttagaatttcttttaaaaaatgatcttcagataaactgaatgggattttttgctttttcctctctccactccaaaaggtcatccagcgagagccagtacaatttgctcagcaggtggcagaccaggctgggaactgtaagtattctacagaaattcaatgtattactacttgtaacctgttaaatgaggctgtaacACATAAATTCTACAACAGCTGATTTATAATGAAGTAAGTGTGCACAGATAGTTGTGTAGAACACAAGTGGTcatgaatttttaaatggcctaatttgaattggTTTTAACAAAGGGGTATGTGCTCCCAGTAAGATTATTTACAATAAAAGTCCAGTGCCtaattgaaaagaggactctgaaaaatgaacactttttgaggaaaccataagtacatataaaaatcaaatatacttaaaggatcaggtggaaaagCCACCCTTTTGCTTACTGGCTGTATAAGGCtgaagaaattgatttcccaatagaaatCAGCCTCCAGCATTCTTTTTTGAACAACTTAGTTGATTCTGATTGAGCAAATCATTGGAAAAGTCAAGGCtgttattttatgacaattttgagtttcttcaatTTACTCATctcaaatagccaagctgctttctctcccttggaaagagaagaatgtgtTTTATCTGTTATTGCTGTGCCAAGTCAgtccttcatttttttatatacttgaTGTTAGATAGactgtaagggtgcactgtgtttataaaatcttaaagagaaatccaaacaaaaatcgggatccatcccacagatgatttaaaatctcagattcagtaagcaagaaaataacaatgcaGGGACAAGAACAGGCCAagtacatcatcatgaggcaacagcacaGGAAGCGTATGTGGAAGAGGTTAAAAGAAGTttgagagaagatgagttaatatttGTGCAGTACTTTGAAGGTTAGAAGTGCGAAATATTAAGTGTCTCAAGGAGTAGCAGAGGAGCGGTGCGCACATGGCACGTGGGAGATGGGAGTCTCTGTTAAGCACGGGCAGCCTCCACCCACAGTTGCAAAGGTGAATGCAAGGAGAGAAGAccgagggaagtgttgggggtgaggatgtggaaggcaagTATGAGGATCAAGAAATGAGTGTAATCTCAAATGAAcggaaagcagggagaaaaatgcttaagttgagaacaagaagtgctcgccaccatgctcccgcttccttcgctttcctcttcaaaatcagACACAAACAGTGACACATGTTTTTGGGTTTCTTTAGAGGTCCAAATCGAGGACGCCTGCCCAGTGAATGTACCCAAAGGACTCAGGCCCCAGCACTACCAGAaccaacaccagtctttgtgcctgtgcctccagcTCCCTCGTATCCTCCAGCACGCCATGCACTTCCTCTTCCACTGGGGGTACCACCAccaccgtttcctcctcagtttccacgtggtcagcctccatctgctgggtgcactgtcccccctccaggatatcccccagctcctgcaaaCACGTCATCAGCTTGGGTCCCAAGAGCAGTACCCATGTCTCATTCAATTACCATCCCAAGGACACAAGCATCTCCTTTCTCTAGGGAGGAGTTTTACAGAGAACAACGGAGTCTTAAGGAGGAGTAAGTATTTGGCTCAATGAAGCTGCGTTgttcttcatttttgtattttgatcGCATATCGAGCTGCAGTTACACTCAAGTGCACCTGACAAGcaaaaatgacagtgtttttTCCAATATACTTTTTTGTTGCAGATGGTAAACATGCAAAACTAAACCAAGACAAATGTAATTCTAAAACTTTCCCTAAAACTTGTAGGAATGCTAAACTGTTTTTGCTGAAATAGGATGTTCCCCTTTTGCATTTGCATGTAGTCTATATTTTCTCATGTTGGccatgttttgtttgttggtgcCTTTTTGTAATAAAGGTCAAGCTTATTttaatagggaaaagaaaaagtccaaaCTCAATGAGTTTGCAAGTGCTTTTGCTAAGGAATTGATGGAATGTAAAAAGATTCCAAAGGAGCGTAGGCATTCATTTTCCAGGTAACTGGTTTACATGTCTGTAATGGAGAAGCAGGTTGTCTGGAAGAATCAGGGGGAGTTCCACTCCACCTCTCTCTCATTGGATGGATTGGTTGATTCAAGGGATTGGCAGGGATAGGAGTTTCATATGTAGGTTACTAGCTCAAATATGGCAGAGATTACAGTTGTCTGGTGGTTATAATGGGGCAGCAGTTGCTAAGGAACAGGTGTCTCTTTTCCtaaagcttctctgcagtgacatCCTTCACCTCCTGAGAGCCGTGAGGAGGCTAGAAACTGAATAGGTGTAGTAGCCGGATTTTCTGCATCTCCCTATTCTGATTGTAACCATTACCTCAAAGCACATCGGAGGAGATAATTGTCTGCATTTCCTCTTTTGTCTGTCTCCTGTGGATACACAGAGAGATTTTAAGCTGGACTGCAAACTGGTGGCTTTCACTAGAATTTCGTTGACattgttaaatgaaaaacaagaaaaacttgtGAAGAAAAAACTCAGGGTAGCTGATGTTTTCTATCCCCCAATATCACTTGGGCAGGAGTCTGAATAGCTGTCTCTTAGTAATGCTGTCAGTATCTTTCCTAGAGTAATGACATTGAGTCATATTACTAGAGGCTGAGCTTAGAAGCATTTAGATACGACTTTTTCTTGAAGCGCTGTCACTATCCTTAGTTAGAGCTAGAGGTATGTGCAAGATTTTGCTAGGACATTGGGCTAGAAGTGTTGATTGTAAGACTGCGGTACAAGTATTTTGCACCCTGTACAAATTGCCAAAGAAGTAGTGAAGTTAAATAGACTaagctggcattttaaaattgagCTTTACTGTCTTCAGGCCAAATCGTGTTTTCCTGATGTTTGATACTGCACTGTAGCCATTAAGACTTGCTCTTTTTGCATCTTACTGCAACAAAAATGATTTGCACTGCGTGTAGTTGCAGAGTAGTGAAAAAATGTGTGCATTCACATAGCAGTAGAGGCCACTATACACCACCTTAAATCAGCCAATAGCTATGGTAGTTCATGTGGTAGAAGCGAGTGGAAACAGACTTACCCTTCCTGTATGTTTTTCCACTAACAAAGCAACAGCTGTTCTGTCTTGTGAGCAGAAACTTTTACATGTTATTAAGTTCTTCAATTGGCAGTAGCATTATGTCAGCAGCTGAAAGAACATAAGTGTATGGacagtcaaaaaaccccaaaccaaatttgggaggaaaaaactggggagagtgactgttttgaattaacttcttgtgtgtgtgtgtgtgtgtgtgtgtgtgttgtgttttttttaaggtccAAGCCTCCTTATAGTGCTTCATCTTACTCTAGAAGTTTCTATACCTACTCCAAGTCAAGATCAGATTCTTCCCCCTCTCGCTCCCCCTCTCGATCATTTTGTCGTTCCCATTTGCATTCCTACTCGCGAGCGCGGCTGTATCCAagaagaggcaaagggaagagtCGTAACTATTGTTCTAGATCAAGGTCACCTGGTAATAGAACTGGAAATTACCCTGAAAAATCTTCTGGAAGAGCGAGCCATGTCATCAAAGATCCTACAAAatcaaaagagaaggaagtggaATATCCACAGGGAGATGGCaaaggaaataaacataaaaaacaccagaagagaagaaaaggagatgagaaTGAAGGATTTCCTTCATTTTGTGAAAAATCTCCTCGAATGGAACCTCCTGCGAAAAAAATGAAGGAGGAGTTGCCAAAGACAGGCAGTGTTGAAACGTCTTCCTCTCAAAAGGGTGAGAAGGTTCTTGGTACCCCACAGAAAGTTCACCCAAAAGTGACAAAAGATCACCCAGAAACCAGACCagccaaggaggaaaaggcaaagaaagaccACAAGGAAAATGACAGTGAGAGTAATGTATCTGCAAAAGATGaggaagctgcaggaaaaaatcccaaagaccCGAAAGAAAAGTCTGTTGATAAGGTGAAAGAGGATACAGCAGCACCTGCTGCAGTTGACCAGCCTGAAGCAAGCAGAAGTCAAAGCCATCACAGTGTTAGCTGTAGTCAAAGCCCTTCTGAGAGTCAGCCTtgaagccacagcagcagtgccagctcagGAGAGAGtcaagacagcaagaaaaagaaaaagaaaaaagagaagcagcagcacaagaagcataagaagcacaagaagcataagaaacacaagaagcataagaaacacaTTGGAAGCGAAGTGGAATTGGAAAAGagccaaaacacaaacacaagaaGGAAAAATCGAAGGAGAGCAAAGATAAAGATAAGCAAACCGTGAAATCTGTCACTACATAGAATgagggatattaaaaaaatgacttaATTCCTAAGTCATCTCTattaaattttgttaaaatgtaaatgaattcaAGCGTTGCAAATAGTGACATGGAAGACCCTGTGCTGCActtaaaatattgctgcttgattatttgatttttacatCAGAGCTTTATAAAAGTGAACATTTTGAACAGAATTGTGAGTTGTGGCCATGTATCATGAAAGGTTTTGCTGGGGcatgttatttttgttaattagtTAATTAGTTTGGGTGGAGTATACTGCAAAACTTttcacagctgaatttttttttaattgcctggcAGAAGAAGGTGGTACCTGTtataaaatagcagcagcaaaatgctttgcagaatacATTACAGCCCTGCTATGTCACTTTTTGGTTATAATAAGTTTTCAGTAAACTAGCCAACGTGATGAGATTTCCAGTGATAGCTGAACATGAGCAGAGAAGAGACTAGTGACAGAAAAAAGGTACCAGTAAAAGCTTGCTGGTAGCTAACATGTACGAAAAATAACATATCAAGgggtttaattttgaaaagacaGGTAGGACTTTAAATCTTTTGAACTGATGCAATGTGGGGAGGTGCTGCCAAGACGTATGGTATTTTCATGTGCCAAGTGGCCTTGCTTTTATATTGTAAAAGGTAGTATGTGGCCCCAAACATAGAGCCGCTATTCACAGCTGGTCCTGACTATTTTAGAATAACGTTCAATACAAAGCTGTCACATTTCAACCTTGTTCCAGTTTGTTTGGAAAGCTGCTGTCATTTGCCAGCAGACATTTACACATAGACTTTAGGATGCCCTGTAATCTGTATTTCCTCTCATAAGAATGCTGATCACCAAGGTGTTTGTGTTCTTTAAATAGAAGCtttagtagtagtattttcatATGGTGGTGCGGTGCCATGATACAGAGCTCACCCTTCCATTAAATGTGGGGTTCAGCAGATGAGtttggcagaagaagaaaacccacTAGAAAGGCAGGCTTCTGCTTTAAACTACTTTGAACAATGACAGGAAAtctagaaaatgtaaaattaagtagCTTGATAATTGTAAGGCAgacgtaatttaaaaaaaaaaaaaaaaggtggcagtgGTGGGTGTTGCTCAACTGTCAGAAAGCCAGCATGGTAAGAAACACTTCTCGTTGTGCATTAAGGGCATAACATCGTGGTAATGACTGAATTTAAAGACTGAATTCAGCAGTGAAAGCCCTCAACTGTTTGGCTATGGGATTTGCCCCAGAAGAGTTCTCTTTGGAAGTACGAAAAATTAAAGCAGCGTTTATTTTAGAGCCTCCTGCTTGCGGAGCCTATTTTGTTCAGAAAGTGTCATTGTTTATATGTGTTGTTACTGGGGTATTTAGCAGTACAGAAACAgtaaatagtaatagtaataattcaTCTTGCTTTTCAGTGGGGGTGACTATCACATTTTAAATACTGGGTTAGAGATGGAGCATCCTGTACTTCTGACggttaaaacaagaacaaaccaGAATCGGTACTGGATTTCACTTCCTGTAGTTTGTGCCTTTCCATGTCAAGGCATTCTTGGTGGACTTCAGGTGTTTTCTGCGCAAGGTA containing:
- the LOC128135756 gene encoding E3 ubiquitin-protein ligase RBBP6-like, producing the protein MHTLFFYSPKTCSYMKKPLGPPPSSYTCHRCRKPGHYIMNCPTNGDESFGSVPRMKKSTGIPRSFLVEVKDPNTKGVMLTKTGKYAIPCLNVEAYTRRKKEKPPFLPEEPSSSSSGDPIPDEILCLICKEIMTDAAIIPCCGNSYCDECIRTALLESEEHRCPKCHQTGVSPDALVANKCLRRAVSNFKNRAGYRKRHRQQIWHQQQQQLPLPPPPLVILTPPAALVTAAEPSTYLSLSISSLLEEKGCQIPVLRQPALPSHLGPQGQSTLTTGHPARASTICSAGGRPGWELGPNRGRLPSECTQRTQAPALPEPTPVFVPVPPAPSYPPARHALPLPLGVPPPPFPPQFPRGQPPSAGCTVPPPGYPPAPANTSSAWVPRAVPMSHSITIPRTQASPFSREEFYREQRSLKEE